The following are encoded in a window of Vigna unguiculata cultivar IT97K-499-35 chromosome 8, ASM411807v1, whole genome shotgun sequence genomic DNA:
- the LOC114194676 gene encoding N-acetyl-D-glucosamine kinase: MMTPEKEKEKEKEQDQVVVDAGMKRYRNGEIWEFEDDLGVSDGDHGVLLGVDGGTTSTVCICMPMIPFSHSQLHSLPTLARAVAGCSNHNSVGDIAARETIEQVMADALSKCGSKRSSVRAVCLAVSGVNHPTDQQRILSWLRDIFPSHVRLYVLNDAVAALSSGTVGKLHGCVLISGTGSIAYGYTEDGKEARSAGAGPVLGDWGSAYGIAAKALTAVVRAYDGRGPSTMLASSILQKLGLSSAEEIIAWTYADPSWARIAALVPAVVICAEAGDEVANNILLESVQELASSVKAVVDRLGLCGQDGKSSFPLVMVGGVLTAHRGSWDIGKEVINCISKQFPGVIPIRPKVEPAVGAAWLAWNFIMKEYKELKNDEVNYERKM, translated from the exons atgATGACGccggagaaggagaaggagaaggaaaaagaaCAGGATCAGGTGGTGGTTGATGCAGGGATGAAGAGGTACAGGAATGGAGAAATCTGGGAGTTTGAGGATGACTTGGGTGTCTCAGATGGCGACCATGGTGTCTTGTTGGGTGTGGACGGTGGAACTACCTCCACTGTGTGCATTTGTATGCCCATGATTCCTTTTTCTCACTCTCAGCTCCATTCTCTTCCCACCCTTGCAAGGGCCGTTGCTGGATGCTCCAATCACAATAGTGTTGGAG ATATTGCTGCAAGGGAAACAATAGAGCAGGTTATGGCAGATGCTCTTTCAAAGTGTGGTTCAAAACGATCTTCAGTCCGAGCTGTTTGTTTGGCTGTATCTGGTGTTAACCATCCAACAGATCAACAAAGAATTCTCAGTTGGCTTAG GGATATATTCCCAAGCCATGTGAGGTTATATGTTCTAAATGATGCTGTGGCTGCTCTGTCAAGTGGAACAGTGGGTAAACTTCATGGATGTGTACTAATTTCTGGCACAGGGAGCATTGCTTATGGATATACTGAAGATGGAAAAGAAGCAAGATCAGCAGGTGCCGGACCGGTCCTAGGTGACTGGGGCAG TGCATATGGAATAGCTGCAAAGGCACTAACTGCAGTAGTAAGAGCTTATGATGGTCGTGGTCCAAGTACAATGCTTGCCAGTAGTATTTTGCAAAAACTTGGTCTTTCTTCTGCAGAAGAAATAATTGC ATGGACCTATGCAGATCCCTCCTGGGCCCGCATTGCAGCCCTTGTTCCAGCTGTAGTGATCTGTGCAGAGGCTGGTGATGAGGTTGCAAATAATATCTTACTAGAATCTGTCCAAGAGCTAGCTTCAAGTGTCAAAGCTGTTGTAGACAGACTTGGATTGTGTGGTCAAG ATGGAAAGAGTTCCTTTCCCCTGGTGATGGTTGGTGGTGTTCTGACAGCACATAGGGGGAGCTGGGATATAGGAAAAGAAGTAATCAATTGTATTTCCAAACAGTTTCCTGGGGTAATTCCCATTAGACCTAAG GTGGAGCCTGCTGTTGGTGCGGCATGGTTAGCATGGAATTTTATCATGAAAGAATACAAAGAACTGAAAAATGATGAAGTGAATTATGAGAGGAAAatgtag